A section of the Oreochromis niloticus isolate F11D_XX linkage group LG9, O_niloticus_UMD_NMBU, whole genome shotgun sequence genome encodes:
- the fam168b gene encoding myelin-associated neurite-outgrowth inhibitor, producing MNPVYSPAPTGVPFTNTKGIGYPAGFPLGYAAAAPVYTPNVYAGANPGFPNGYAPSAPFKVSCSPSTGTVPPYSSSPNPYPTAVYPVRSTYPQQNPYAQALIPSQQQGPYYTQALYAPPPHVIHHTTVVQPNGMPAAMYAPPIPPRNNGVAMGMVAGTTMAMSAGTLLTTPSPAPVAPHPVTMPTYRPPGTPSYSYVPPQW from the exons ATGAACCCAGTATACAGCCCTGCACCAACAGGGGTCCCCTTTACCAACACTAAGGGTATAGGTTATCCAG CTGGATTTCCTCTAGGATACGCAGCAGCTGCTCCAGTGTACACTCCCAACGTCTACGCAGGAGCAAACCCAGGCTTCCCTAATG GCTATGCTCCAAGCGCTCCTTTCAAAGTGTCCTGCTCTCCCAGCACAGGGACCGTCCCACCATACTCCTCCTCCCCAAACCCCTACCCAACTGCTGTGTACCCTGTCAGGAGCACCTACCCCCAACAGAACCCTTATGCACAG GCACTAATACCTTCACAACAACAAGGCCCTTACTACACACAGGCTCTGTATGCTCCACCGCCTCATGTCATCCATCACACGACAGTGGTCCAGCCCAATGGGATGCCTGCAGCAATGTATGCTCCGCCTATCCCTCCTCGCAACAATGGTGTTGCCATGGGCATGGTAGCCGGCACCACTATGGCCATGTCAGCTG GAACTTTGTTGACAACTCCATCGCCAGCGCCCGTCGCTCCCCACCCAGTCACGATGCCCACATATCGGCCTCCTGGCACACCCAGCTACAGCTACGTGCCCCCGCagtggtga
- the rbbp8 gene encoding DNA endonuclease RBBP8 isoform X2: MEESREALTESFGNDRSSGTAKSADRFQDLWRQLGECHQNALQELEAKVSKLKKERCLDAQRLEVFYNRNQQLKEQNKNLQDDMALLEERLRAAECDRCSILEENLKNSQQQNLHLIEKLKNERNLLEDENDKLRAELQKLKSSRSESKEASPPEQEEGVIPDSPILPSSLPVVNRLKKQKNNDQMKRVRYAEVPLPQSNSSLFSELNKDPDGATQNPGRAEVLVPNTCEMDASQISNDVTEDEEEAAIAETCGLELIEKQQMNLRKAPSQQRSFSTLWKQDVCLKSCFSSSSSTLMHSPDSTSKESPSLLPRIKRFAEGGSVCRAKRVKEGSPEVQKRSRRGLQEDPDNQEEGKHLQREQINQTAISVSNPSIKELLDRKVQPGHNMSTSQKPSASCSSPVFKKPKMKVKLDADGKKRTPLQDLNASQGQREAKDAERKHTVEPTWSVDPALALSMYDSEWKGDEEMDERQHHVEMADTDCTWVSHSLLQRQGEKDRDRLGEKANDSLDMMFDTTAYGEYKSCNISHLGQSQPCDSADDDEEEEAIGEDPPEDSACQSKARHPAFAHVAVVRKKDERRKLQGTTCKECEIYYAHLPEEEKQKKLSACSRHRFLYVPPCTPENFWEVGFPSTQTCIERGYIKEEKNPEARLRRRQPLNALFSPKRNKEEK; this comes from the exons ATG GAAGAGAGCAGAGAGGCGCTTACAGAGAGTTTTGGAAACGACAGGAGCAGCGGGACAGCCAAATCAGCTGATCGCTTTCAAGACTTGTGGAGGCAGCTTGGAGAGTGTCACCAAAATGCACTTCAGG AATTGGAAGCAAAAGTAAGCAAGCTGAAAAAGGAACGTTGCCT AGATGCGCAGAGGCTTGAAGTGTTTTACAATCGCAACCAGCAGCTcaaggagcaaaataaaaacctgCAGGATGACATGGCTCTCCTGGAGGAAAG GCTTCGAGCAGCAGAGTGTGATCGATGCTCCATCTTAGAGGAGAACCTGAAAAACAGTCAGCAGCAGAATCTGCATCTTATCGAGAAACTTA aaaatgaaagaaacctGCTGGAGGATGAAAACGATAAGCTGCGAGCTGAGCTGCAAAAACTGAAGAGTTCTCG GTCTGAATCCAAGGAAGCCTCACCCCCAGAACAGGAAGAGGGTGTTATTCCAGACTCCCCAATCTTGCCCAGTTCACTGCCTGTGGTAAACAGAttgaagaaacagaaaaataacgACCAAATGAAGCGTGTGCGCTATGCAGAGGTGCCTCTACCACAGTCTAACAGTTCGCTCTTCAGTG agCTAAACAAAGATCCTGACGGCGCCACACAGAATCCTGGAAGAGCAGAAGTGCTCGTCCCTAACACCTGTGAAATGGATGCGTCGCAGATCTCAA ATGATGTGActgaagatgaagaagaggcAGCAATTGCAGAAACTTGTGGCCTTGAACTTATTGAAAAGCAGCAGATG AATCTCAGGAAAGCCCCAAGCCAGCAAAGAAGCTTCAGCACTCTCTGGAAGCAGGACGTTTGTTTAAA GTCttgcttctcctcctcttcatccacACTGATGCACAGTCCAGACTCAACATCTAAAGAGTCCCCATCTCTTCTCCCACGCATCAAACGGTTTGCAGAAGGCGGCAGTGTTTGCAGGGCAAAACGGGTGAAGGAGGGAAGTCCAGAGGTACAGAAACGCAGTCGACGAGGACTTCAAGAAGACCCGGACAACCAGGAGGAAGGCAAACACCTACAGCGTGAACAGATCAACCAGACTGCCATATCTGTGAGCAATCCAAGCATCAAGGAGCTACTAGATCGCAAG GTACAGCCAGGACATAATATGAGCACCAGCCAAAAGCCAAGCGCTTCTTGTAGCAGTCCTGTTTTCAAGAAGCCAAAAATGAAGGTTAAACTGGATGCAGATGGGAAGAAAAGAACCCCTCTGCAGGATCTGAATGCTTCACAAGGCCAGCGTGAAGCTAAAGACG CTGAAAGGAAGCACACAGTGGAGCCTACATGGAGCGTCGATCCCGCGCTCGCTCTGTCCATGTACGACAGCGAGTGGAAAGGAGACGAG GAAATGGATGAGCGGCAGCATCATGTGGAGATGGCAGATACAGACTGCACCTGGGTCAGTCACAGCTTACTTCAGCGTCAAGGAGAGAAGGACCGAGACA GACTCGGTGAAAAAGCAAATGATAGCTTGGATATGATGTTCGACACAACGGCTTACGGGGAGTACAAATCTTGCAACATTTCACATCTAGGCCAGAGCCAGCCCTGTGACagtgctgatgatgatgaagaagaggaggccATTG GAGAAGATCCTCCTGAAGACAGTGCATGCCAGTCTAAAGCACG ACACCCAGCGTTTGCACATGTAGCAGTCGTTCGCAAAAAGGATGAGAGAAGAAAACTGCAGGGCACTACCTGCAAGGAATGTGAAATT TATTACGCTCATCTgccagaggaggaaaaacagaagaagcTGTCTGCTTGCTCAAGGCATCGTTTCCTGTACGTTCCTCCATGCACACCTGAAAACTTCTGGGAAGTTGGATTCCCATCAACACAAACGTGCATTGAGAGAG GTTACatcaaagaagagaaaaatcCTGAGGCGCGCTTACGGAGGAGGCAGCCATTAAATGCTTTATTTTCACCGAAGCGAAACAAAgaggagaaataa
- the rbbp8 gene encoding DNA endonuclease RBBP8 isoform X3 codes for MEESREALTESFGNDRSSGTAKSADRFQDLWRQLGECHQNALQELEAKVSKLKKERCLDAQRLEVFYNRNQQLKEQNKNLQDDMALLEERLRAAECDRCSILEENLKNSQQQNLHLIEKLKNERNLLEDENDKLRAELQKLKSSRSESKEASPPEQEEGVIPDSPILPSSLPVVNRLKKQKNNDQMKRVRYAEVPLPQSNSSLFSELNKDPDGATQNPGRAEVLVPNTCEMDASQISNDVTEDEEEAAIAETCGLELIEKQQMNLRKAPSQQRSFSTLWKQDVCLKSCFSSSSSTLMHSPDSTSKESPSLLPRIKRFAEGGSVCRAKRVKEGSPEVQKRSRRGLQEDPDNQEEGKHLQREQINQTAISVSNPSIKELLDRKAREGSPVFKKPKMKVKLDADGKKRTPLQDLNASQGQREAKDAERKHTVEPTWSVDPALALSMYDSEWKGDEEMDERQHHVEMADTDCTWVSHSLLQRQGEKDRDSVFGLGEKANDSLDMMFDTTAYGEYKSCNISHLGQSQPCDSADDDEEEEAIGEDPPEDSACQSKARHPAFAHVAVVRKKDERRKLQGTTCKECEIYYAHLPEEEKQKKLSACSRHRFLYVPPCTPENFWEVGFPSTQTCIERGYIKEEKNPEARLRRRQPLNALFSPKRNKEEK; via the exons ATG GAAGAGAGCAGAGAGGCGCTTACAGAGAGTTTTGGAAACGACAGGAGCAGCGGGACAGCCAAATCAGCTGATCGCTTTCAAGACTTGTGGAGGCAGCTTGGAGAGTGTCACCAAAATGCACTTCAGG AATTGGAAGCAAAAGTAAGCAAGCTGAAAAAGGAACGTTGCCT AGATGCGCAGAGGCTTGAAGTGTTTTACAATCGCAACCAGCAGCTcaaggagcaaaataaaaacctgCAGGATGACATGGCTCTCCTGGAGGAAAG GCTTCGAGCAGCAGAGTGTGATCGATGCTCCATCTTAGAGGAGAACCTGAAAAACAGTCAGCAGCAGAATCTGCATCTTATCGAGAAACTTA aaaatgaaagaaacctGCTGGAGGATGAAAACGATAAGCTGCGAGCTGAGCTGCAAAAACTGAAGAGTTCTCG GTCTGAATCCAAGGAAGCCTCACCCCCAGAACAGGAAGAGGGTGTTATTCCAGACTCCCCAATCTTGCCCAGTTCACTGCCTGTGGTAAACAGAttgaagaaacagaaaaataacgACCAAATGAAGCGTGTGCGCTATGCAGAGGTGCCTCTACCACAGTCTAACAGTTCGCTCTTCAGTG agCTAAACAAAGATCCTGACGGCGCCACACAGAATCCTGGAAGAGCAGAAGTGCTCGTCCCTAACACCTGTGAAATGGATGCGTCGCAGATCTCAA ATGATGTGActgaagatgaagaagaggcAGCAATTGCAGAAACTTGTGGCCTTGAACTTATTGAAAAGCAGCAGATG AATCTCAGGAAAGCCCCAAGCCAGCAAAGAAGCTTCAGCACTCTCTGGAAGCAGGACGTTTGTTTAAA GTCttgcttctcctcctcttcatccacACTGATGCACAGTCCAGACTCAACATCTAAAGAGTCCCCATCTCTTCTCCCACGCATCAAACGGTTTGCAGAAGGCGGCAGTGTTTGCAGGGCAAAACGGGTGAAGGAGGGAAGTCCAGAGGTACAGAAACGCAGTCGACGAGGACTTCAAGAAGACCCGGACAACCAGGAGGAAGGCAAACACCTACAGCGTGAACAGATCAACCAGACTGCCATATCTGTGAGCAATCCAAGCATCAAGGAGCTACTAGATCGCAAGGCAAGAGAAGGCAG TCCTGTTTTCAAGAAGCCAAAAATGAAGGTTAAACTGGATGCAGATGGGAAGAAAAGAACCCCTCTGCAGGATCTGAATGCTTCACAAGGCCAGCGTGAAGCTAAAGACG CTGAAAGGAAGCACACAGTGGAGCCTACATGGAGCGTCGATCCCGCGCTCGCTCTGTCCATGTACGACAGCGAGTGGAAAGGAGACGAG GAAATGGATGAGCGGCAGCATCATGTGGAGATGGCAGATACAGACTGCACCTGGGTCAGTCACAGCTTACTTCAGCGTCAAGGAGAGAAGGACCGAGACAGTGTGTTCG GACTCGGTGAAAAAGCAAATGATAGCTTGGATATGATGTTCGACACAACGGCTTACGGGGAGTACAAATCTTGCAACATTTCACATCTAGGCCAGAGCCAGCCCTGTGACagtgctgatgatgatgaagaagaggaggccATTG GAGAAGATCCTCCTGAAGACAGTGCATGCCAGTCTAAAGCACG ACACCCAGCGTTTGCACATGTAGCAGTCGTTCGCAAAAAGGATGAGAGAAGAAAACTGCAGGGCACTACCTGCAAGGAATGTGAAATT TATTACGCTCATCTgccagaggaggaaaaacagaagaagcTGTCTGCTTGCTCAAGGCATCGTTTCCTGTACGTTCCTCCATGCACACCTGAAAACTTCTGGGAAGTTGGATTCCCATCAACACAAACGTGCATTGAGAGAG GTTACatcaaagaagagaaaaatcCTGAGGCGCGCTTACGGAGGAGGCAGCCATTAAATGCTTTATTTTCACCGAAGCGAAACAAAgaggagaaataa
- the rbbp8 gene encoding DNA endonuclease RBBP8 isoform X1 yields the protein MEESREALTESFGNDRSSGTAKSADRFQDLWRQLGECHQNALQELEAKVSKLKKERCLDAQRLEVFYNRNQQLKEQNKNLQDDMALLEERLRAAECDRCSILEENLKNSQQQNLHLIEKLKNERNLLEDENDKLRAELQKLKSSRSESKEASPPEQEEGVIPDSPILPSSLPVVNRLKKQKNNDQMKRVRYAEVPLPQSNSSLFSELNKDPDGATQNPGRAEVLVPNTCEMDASQISNDVTEDEEEAAIAETCGLELIEKQQMNLRKAPSQQRSFSTLWKQDVCLKSCFSSSSSTLMHSPDSTSKESPSLLPRIKRFAEGGSVCRAKRVKEGSPEVQKRSRRGLQEDPDNQEEGKHLQREQINQTAISVSNPSIKELLDRKVQPGHNMSTSQKPSASCSSPVFKKPKMKVKLDADGKKRTPLQDLNASQGQREAKDAERKHTVEPTWSVDPALALSMYDSEWKGDEEMDERQHHVEMADTDCTWVSHSLLQRQGEKDRDSVFGLGEKANDSLDMMFDTTAYGEYKSCNISHLGQSQPCDSADDDEEEEAIGEDPPEDSACQSKARHPAFAHVAVVRKKDERRKLQGTTCKECEIYYAHLPEEEKQKKLSACSRHRFLYVPPCTPENFWEVGFPSTQTCIERGYIKEEKNPEARLRRRQPLNALFSPKRNKEEK from the exons ATG GAAGAGAGCAGAGAGGCGCTTACAGAGAGTTTTGGAAACGACAGGAGCAGCGGGACAGCCAAATCAGCTGATCGCTTTCAAGACTTGTGGAGGCAGCTTGGAGAGTGTCACCAAAATGCACTTCAGG AATTGGAAGCAAAAGTAAGCAAGCTGAAAAAGGAACGTTGCCT AGATGCGCAGAGGCTTGAAGTGTTTTACAATCGCAACCAGCAGCTcaaggagcaaaataaaaacctgCAGGATGACATGGCTCTCCTGGAGGAAAG GCTTCGAGCAGCAGAGTGTGATCGATGCTCCATCTTAGAGGAGAACCTGAAAAACAGTCAGCAGCAGAATCTGCATCTTATCGAGAAACTTA aaaatgaaagaaacctGCTGGAGGATGAAAACGATAAGCTGCGAGCTGAGCTGCAAAAACTGAAGAGTTCTCG GTCTGAATCCAAGGAAGCCTCACCCCCAGAACAGGAAGAGGGTGTTATTCCAGACTCCCCAATCTTGCCCAGTTCACTGCCTGTGGTAAACAGAttgaagaaacagaaaaataacgACCAAATGAAGCGTGTGCGCTATGCAGAGGTGCCTCTACCACAGTCTAACAGTTCGCTCTTCAGTG agCTAAACAAAGATCCTGACGGCGCCACACAGAATCCTGGAAGAGCAGAAGTGCTCGTCCCTAACACCTGTGAAATGGATGCGTCGCAGATCTCAA ATGATGTGActgaagatgaagaagaggcAGCAATTGCAGAAACTTGTGGCCTTGAACTTATTGAAAAGCAGCAGATG AATCTCAGGAAAGCCCCAAGCCAGCAAAGAAGCTTCAGCACTCTCTGGAAGCAGGACGTTTGTTTAAA GTCttgcttctcctcctcttcatccacACTGATGCACAGTCCAGACTCAACATCTAAAGAGTCCCCATCTCTTCTCCCACGCATCAAACGGTTTGCAGAAGGCGGCAGTGTTTGCAGGGCAAAACGGGTGAAGGAGGGAAGTCCAGAGGTACAGAAACGCAGTCGACGAGGACTTCAAGAAGACCCGGACAACCAGGAGGAAGGCAAACACCTACAGCGTGAACAGATCAACCAGACTGCCATATCTGTGAGCAATCCAAGCATCAAGGAGCTACTAGATCGCAAG GTACAGCCAGGACATAATATGAGCACCAGCCAAAAGCCAAGCGCTTCTTGTAGCAGTCCTGTTTTCAAGAAGCCAAAAATGAAGGTTAAACTGGATGCAGATGGGAAGAAAAGAACCCCTCTGCAGGATCTGAATGCTTCACAAGGCCAGCGTGAAGCTAAAGACG CTGAAAGGAAGCACACAGTGGAGCCTACATGGAGCGTCGATCCCGCGCTCGCTCTGTCCATGTACGACAGCGAGTGGAAAGGAGACGAG GAAATGGATGAGCGGCAGCATCATGTGGAGATGGCAGATACAGACTGCACCTGGGTCAGTCACAGCTTACTTCAGCGTCAAGGAGAGAAGGACCGAGACAGTGTGTTCG GACTCGGTGAAAAAGCAAATGATAGCTTGGATATGATGTTCGACACAACGGCTTACGGGGAGTACAAATCTTGCAACATTTCACATCTAGGCCAGAGCCAGCCCTGTGACagtgctgatgatgatgaagaagaggaggccATTG GAGAAGATCCTCCTGAAGACAGTGCATGCCAGTCTAAAGCACG ACACCCAGCGTTTGCACATGTAGCAGTCGTTCGCAAAAAGGATGAGAGAAGAAAACTGCAGGGCACTACCTGCAAGGAATGTGAAATT TATTACGCTCATCTgccagaggaggaaaaacagaagaagcTGTCTGCTTGCTCAAGGCATCGTTTCCTGTACGTTCCTCCATGCACACCTGAAAACTTCTGGGAAGTTGGATTCCCATCAACACAAACGTGCATTGAGAGAG GTTACatcaaagaagagaaaaatcCTGAGGCGCGCTTACGGAGGAGGCAGCCATTAAATGCTTTATTTTCACCGAAGCGAAACAAAgaggagaaataa
- the rbbp8 gene encoding DNA endonuclease RBBP8 isoform X4, protein MALLEERLRAAECDRCSILEENLKNSQQQNLHLIEKLKNERNLLEDENDKLRAELQKLKSSRSESKEASPPEQEEGVIPDSPILPSSLPVVNRLKKQKNNDQMKRVRYAEVPLPQSNSSLFSELNKDPDGATQNPGRAEVLVPNTCEMDASQISNDVTEDEEEAAIAETCGLELIEKQQMNLRKAPSQQRSFSTLWKQDVCLKSCFSSSSSTLMHSPDSTSKESPSLLPRIKRFAEGGSVCRAKRVKEGSPEVQKRSRRGLQEDPDNQEEGKHLQREQINQTAISVSNPSIKELLDRKVQPGHNMSTSQKPSASCSSPVFKKPKMKVKLDADGKKRTPLQDLNASQGQREAKDAERKHTVEPTWSVDPALALSMYDSEWKGDEEMDERQHHVEMADTDCTWVSHSLLQRQGEKDRDSVFGLGEKANDSLDMMFDTTAYGEYKSCNISHLGQSQPCDSADDDEEEEAIGEDPPEDSACQSKARHPAFAHVAVVRKKDERRKLQGTTCKECEIYYAHLPEEEKQKKLSACSRHRFLYVPPCTPENFWEVGFPSTQTCIERGYIKEEKNPEARLRRRQPLNALFSPKRNKEEK, encoded by the exons ATGGCTCTCCTGGAGGAAAG GCTTCGAGCAGCAGAGTGTGATCGATGCTCCATCTTAGAGGAGAACCTGAAAAACAGTCAGCAGCAGAATCTGCATCTTATCGAGAAACTTA aaaatgaaagaaacctGCTGGAGGATGAAAACGATAAGCTGCGAGCTGAGCTGCAAAAACTGAAGAGTTCTCG GTCTGAATCCAAGGAAGCCTCACCCCCAGAACAGGAAGAGGGTGTTATTCCAGACTCCCCAATCTTGCCCAGTTCACTGCCTGTGGTAAACAGAttgaagaaacagaaaaataacgACCAAATGAAGCGTGTGCGCTATGCAGAGGTGCCTCTACCACAGTCTAACAGTTCGCTCTTCAGTG agCTAAACAAAGATCCTGACGGCGCCACACAGAATCCTGGAAGAGCAGAAGTGCTCGTCCCTAACACCTGTGAAATGGATGCGTCGCAGATCTCAA ATGATGTGActgaagatgaagaagaggcAGCAATTGCAGAAACTTGTGGCCTTGAACTTATTGAAAAGCAGCAGATG AATCTCAGGAAAGCCCCAAGCCAGCAAAGAAGCTTCAGCACTCTCTGGAAGCAGGACGTTTGTTTAAA GTCttgcttctcctcctcttcatccacACTGATGCACAGTCCAGACTCAACATCTAAAGAGTCCCCATCTCTTCTCCCACGCATCAAACGGTTTGCAGAAGGCGGCAGTGTTTGCAGGGCAAAACGGGTGAAGGAGGGAAGTCCAGAGGTACAGAAACGCAGTCGACGAGGACTTCAAGAAGACCCGGACAACCAGGAGGAAGGCAAACACCTACAGCGTGAACAGATCAACCAGACTGCCATATCTGTGAGCAATCCAAGCATCAAGGAGCTACTAGATCGCAAG GTACAGCCAGGACATAATATGAGCACCAGCCAAAAGCCAAGCGCTTCTTGTAGCAGTCCTGTTTTCAAGAAGCCAAAAATGAAGGTTAAACTGGATGCAGATGGGAAGAAAAGAACCCCTCTGCAGGATCTGAATGCTTCACAAGGCCAGCGTGAAGCTAAAGACG CTGAAAGGAAGCACACAGTGGAGCCTACATGGAGCGTCGATCCCGCGCTCGCTCTGTCCATGTACGACAGCGAGTGGAAAGGAGACGAG GAAATGGATGAGCGGCAGCATCATGTGGAGATGGCAGATACAGACTGCACCTGGGTCAGTCACAGCTTACTTCAGCGTCAAGGAGAGAAGGACCGAGACAGTGTGTTCG GACTCGGTGAAAAAGCAAATGATAGCTTGGATATGATGTTCGACACAACGGCTTACGGGGAGTACAAATCTTGCAACATTTCACATCTAGGCCAGAGCCAGCCCTGTGACagtgctgatgatgatgaagaagaggaggccATTG GAGAAGATCCTCCTGAAGACAGTGCATGCCAGTCTAAAGCACG ACACCCAGCGTTTGCACATGTAGCAGTCGTTCGCAAAAAGGATGAGAGAAGAAAACTGCAGGGCACTACCTGCAAGGAATGTGAAATT TATTACGCTCATCTgccagaggaggaaaaacagaagaagcTGTCTGCTTGCTCAAGGCATCGTTTCCTGTACGTTCCTCCATGCACACCTGAAAACTTCTGGGAAGTTGGATTCCCATCAACACAAACGTGCATTGAGAGAG GTTACatcaaagaagagaaaaatcCTGAGGCGCGCTTACGGAGGAGGCAGCCATTAAATGCTTTATTTTCACCGAAGCGAAACAAAgaggagaaataa